The genomic region GCGCTCGACTACCGCGCGGTGAGGCTGCTCGGGCTGCGGCAGGCGGACGGCGGCGCGCGGCTCGATGCGCAGGCGCGCGGTCCGCTCGCCGCGGCGCGCTGGGTCGAGCGGCTGCGCGAGACGCGGGCCGACTGGCGGGTCGAGGTGGCAGGCATCGACGCGGGCGAGCGCGAGCCGGCCACGGGCGGTTCGCGCGCGATCCGCTTCGTGGTACGGGTTCGCTGGCCGCACGGCGGCCAGCGGCCGCCGGCCGTGGTGAGCCGTGGCGGCGCCAGCGGCGGGGAGCGAGGCTGATGGCGGACTGCAAACGGCGCGGCGGTAGCCGCATGACGATGTTGCGCATCCCGGCCTACCACGGCGCCACGAAGCTGGTGGTGCTCGGCTGCGTGGCGGGCGCCGTCGGTGTCGTGCTGCGCGCCGCCGGCGACGAGCGCGACTTGAGCGGGCTCGGCCAGGCTCGGCGGCGGCTTGATGCGGCCATCTCGGCGCGCGGCCAGGCCGAGCGGCGCTTGCGCGCGGGGCGGCCCGGGCAGGCCGCCCCGCGAACGGCGCCGGCCCGTGCGCGGGCAGCGGCGCTGCCGCATGAAGCGCCGCTGCCCGCCCCGCGAGCGGCGGCATCGGCGGCACCGATCGCCGCTGCGGCGCGCGGGTCGCGGCCGCCGTTCGTGGCTTCCCAGCCGTCGCGGCACGACGGTCCGTTCGTTCGCGACGCGGTGTGGTTGCTTGCCATCGCCGCGCACGAGAGTGGCCTGCGGATCGGTCGCCTCGGTCCCGCGCCGGCCGAGCACGGCAAGCACGGCGCGGCCGCCGGGCGGCGTTACGACCTCGCCGGCACCGGCAGCTTCGGCGAGGTCGCGCGCTGGCTCCGTGCGCTCGCGCGCGAGCCGGCGACGTTCGCGCCGCTCAGCCTCGAAGTCACGCGGCGCGGCGGTGGTGCCGTGTTTTCGGCGCGCTTCTCGGTCCATGACGGCGGAGGGCGGCCTGCGGCGGGCAGCGGCCTGGCGCCGGCCGCGCTGCCGGCGGCCGACGCGTTCGAGTTCGGCGGCGCCGAGGCGGTCGCCATGCCGCGTGTCGCCGGCATCCTGCGCGACGCGCGCGGCGGCCTCGCGCTGCTCGACGCCGGCGGGCGGGCGCGGTCGGCGGCGGTCGGCGAGCGGATCGGCGCCGAGCGGATCACGCGCATCGCGGCCGACGGCGTCTGGCTCGAAGCCGACGACGGCCGCGAGCAGCGCGTGGCTCTGGGCGCGGAGACGATCCGATGAGCCGCCTGGCCGGCCTGATGGTGCGGATGATGGCCGTGGCGGGACTCGTGGTCGCCGCCGAAGCGGCGGCGCCGGCGAGCCTGCCGCCGCTGCCGGTCGCCGTGTCCACGAACGCCGGGGTCGGGGCGGCCGGCGTCCCGCCGATCGCCGACGGCGACGACGCACGGCCGCTCGACGCCGGCGACGACGGCGAGCGCGGCATGAGCGGGCTCGACGGCGCTGCCGGTCGCAACGGCGGCGGCGATGATGACGCGGCACCGGCCGAGCCGCGACATGGCGCGGCGCGGGGCCGTGCATCGGGCTCCGCCGCCGCGGCGAACGCACTGAGCCCGGCCGGCTTGCCGGTTGCTTTGCCCGGGGCCTCGGTCGACGCACGCGCGCCCGCGTCGGGCACGGCCTCGGGCGCCGTGCCCGACGGCGTGGATCCGGCCGGGGATCGGCCGCCGGCCGGCGCCGGCACGCGAGCGGCCGGGGCTGCCGAGGCCGGCTCCGCCGCCGCCCCGCCCGCGCTCGAGGGGCCGCCGGTCCCGCTGCCGGCCCCGGTCCGGCTGTCCGCCGCGCCGGCCGGCGTGCACGGCAGTCATGGCCTGCACGGGCATCGCCGGATCTCGCTCGATCTGCAGCAGGCGCCGCTTGCGGCCGTGTTCGACGCGTTCGCGCGTTTCACGGGGCAGAGCATCGTGTTGAGTGGTCGCGTACAAGGTGCCGCCACGCTGCGGCTGCGTGACGTGCCATGGCGCGACGCGTTCGACGCGCTGCTCGATGCGAACGGGCTCGCGATGGCACGGCGCGGCGGCGTGATCTGGGTCGCGCCGGTGGCCGAGCTGGCGGCGCGCGAGCGGGCACGCTTCGAAACCCATGCGCGCACGGCCGCGCTGGAGCCGCTCGCGAGCCGCGCCTTCGTGCTGCGCTACCCGCGCGCCAAGGACGTCGCGCGGCTGCTCACGGGCGGCGCCGCGGGGCAGCGTGTGCTGTCGCGGCGCGGCTCGGTGCTGGCCGATCCGCGCACGAATCTGCTGTTCGTGACCGACCTCGACGGCCGGCTCGCGCAGATCGCCGCGCTGCTCGCGCAGCTCGACCGGCCATCGCGACAGGTGCTGATCGAGGCGCGCATCGTCGAGGGCGAGCGCGGCTTCTCGCGCGAGCTCGGGGCGCGCCTCGCGCTGCGCTCGAGCGCGTGGGGCGGCAGCCGGGCGGGCGCCGGTGCCGGCGGTTCGGGCGGTTCGGATGGCGGCGCGGGGGGCGCCGCCATGCCCGACTCGAACCCCGGGGGCGCCGCGACCGGCATCGTCGGCGGCCCCGGCGGACGGCTGCTGGACCTGTCGGCGCGCCCGCTCGCGGGATTCGAGGCGGCCACGGCCGGCCTCACGCTGTTTGTCGCCGGCGCGAGCCGCCTGCTCGATCTGGAGCTGAGCGCGCTCGAAGCGCAAGGCCGCGGGCGGATCGTGTCGAGTCCGCGCATCGTCACCGCCGATCGGGCGCCCGCGCTGATCGAGCAGGGCACCGAGCTGCCGTATCAGGCCAAGGTCGGCCTCGGCGTGTCCGGCGTGCAGTTCCGCCGCGCCACGCTCAAGCTCGAGGTCGAGCCGCAGATCACGCCCGAGGGCCACGTGGTGCTCGATCTCGACGTGGCCAAGGACAGCGTCGGCGAGTCCACCGACGCCGGGCCGGCGATCCACACCAAGCACGTGCGCACGCGCGTGGAGATTGAAAATGGGGGTACGGTTTCGATCGGCGGCATC from Burkholderia glumae LMG 2196 = ATCC 33617 harbors:
- a CDS encoding type IV pilus secretin PilQ translates to MSRLAGLMVRMMAVAGLVVAAEAAAPASLPPLPVAVSTNAGVGAAGVPPIADGDDARPLDAGDDGERGMSGLDGAAGRNGGGDDDAAPAEPRHGAARGRASGSAAAANALSPAGLPVALPGASVDARAPASGTASGAVPDGVDPAGDRPPAGAGTRAAGAAEAGSAAAPPALEGPPVPLPAPVRLSAAPAGVHGSHGLHGHRRISLDLQQAPLAAVFDAFARFTGQSIVLSGRVQGAATLRLRDVPWRDAFDALLDANGLAMARRGGVIWVAPVAELAARERARFETHARTAALEPLASRAFVLRYPRAKDVARLLTGGAAGQRVLSRRGSVLADPRTNLLFVTDLDGRLAQIAALLAQLDRPSRQVLIEARIVEGERGFSRELGARLALRSSAWGGSRAGAGAGGSGGSDGGAGGAAMPDSNPGGAATGIVGGPGGRLLDLSARPLAGFEAATAGLTLFVAGASRLLDLELSALEAQGRGRIVSSPRIVTADRAPALIEQGTELPYQAKVGLGVSGVQFRRATLKLEVEPQITPEGHVVLDLDVAKDSVGESTDAGPAIHTKHVRTRVEIENGGTVSIGGIYESDRRDDVTRVPVLGKIPMLGALFRHRARRQRTAELVVYITPRVVGAQNGPPAGGPGSGDESAAAR